The Ananas comosus cultivar F153 linkage group 7, ASM154086v1, whole genome shotgun sequence genome has a window encoding:
- the LOC109713505 gene encoding type I inositol polyphosphate 5-phosphatase 4-like isoform X1, with amino-acid sequence MRDENSKKSKLSWSKTLVRKWFNIRTKSQDFHADYVAGKGGKGEWRTSFSEREACTVKKSRTERLPKKCADRPRRGRMEYEAAPVIDTQEYRVFVATWNVGGKSPPSYLNLEDWLLSSPPADIYVLGFQEIVPLNAGNVLGTEDNGPAKKWVALTRRTLNKLPGTAVYGSYHTPSPVPDPIVELDADFEGSSMRQKNSSFFHRHSFQSLSRSLRIDGDIMVPQARLDRRFSVCDRISFGSRPSDFDGNFRYNGSSDDENIEGESPSTVFFSPIPYGYGAPPSMQEMNMQSGNSRYCLVASKQMVGIFLTIWVRSEIRDDVKNLKVSCVGRGLMGYLGNKGSISISMSLHQTSFCFICSHLTSGQKEGDELRRNSDVMEILRKTRFPRVHGVGDEKSPETIMEHDRIIWLGDLNYRIALSYRSAKALVEMHNWKQLLEKDQLRIEQRCGRVFTGWREGRIYFPPTYKYSNNSDRYAGDDMHPKEKRRTPAWCDRILWYGRGLNQLSYVRGESRFSDHRPVYSTFSAEVEMISRCRIRKNMGCSSSRVEVEELLPYSHGYTDLNFYRWG; translated from the exons ATGAGAGATGAGAATTCAAAGAAAAGCAAG TTGTCCTGGTCCAAGACCCTTGTTAGAAAATGGTTCAACATCAGGACCAAATCTCAGGACTTTCATGCAGATTATGTTGCTGGAAAAG GAGGGAAGGGGGAATGGAGGACCAGCTTCTCAGAGAGAGAGGCATGCACAGTGAAAAAAAGCAGGACAG AGAGGTTGCCAAAGAAGTGCGCGGATCGGCCTCGGCGAGGAAGGATGGAATATGAAGCAGCTCCTGTGATAGATACTCAGGAGTATAG GGTGTTCGTTGCGACATGGAATGTAGGCGGGAAGTCGCCGCCGAGTTACTTGAATCTAGAGGACTGGctcctttcttctcctcctgcgGATATATACGTTCTTGG GTTCCAGGAAATCGTTCCTTTGAACGCGGGAAATGTTCTAGGGACAGAAGATAATGGCCCGGCAAAGAAATGGGTTGCCCTGACTAGACGGACACTTAACAAGCTCCCTGGAACCGCCGTCTACGGCAGCTACCACACTCCTTCCCCTGTTCCCGATCCTATCGTGGAGCTCGACGCGGATTTCGAGGGCTCGTCGATGAGGCAGAAGAACTCGTCGTTCTTCCACCGCCACTCATTTCAATCCCTTAGTCGTAGCTTAAGAATCGATGGTGATATCATGGTGCCGCAAGCGAGGCTGGACCGTCGATTTAGCGTCTGCGACCGGATCAGCTTTGGGAGTCGACCGAGCGATTTCGATGGCAATTTTAGATATAATGGGTCGTCGGATGATGAGAATATCGAGGGGGAGTCGCCAAGTACCGTTTTCTTCTCTCCGATTCCATATGGGTATGGTGCTCCGCCTTCTATGCAGGAAATGAATATGCAATCGGGAAACTCCAG GTATTGCTTAGTGGCCAGTAAGCAGATGGTCGGGATATTTCTCACGATTTGGGTGCGGAGCGAAATCCGAGATGATGTGAAGAACTTGAAGGTCTCTTGTGTCGGCAGGGGTTTGATGGGTTATCTTGGTAACAAG GGCTCGATATCAATCAGCATGTCGTTGCACCAAACAAGCTTCTGCTTTATTTGTAGCCACTTGACGTCAGGACAGAAGGAAGGGGACGAGCTGCGGAGGAATTCGGATGTAATGGAGATTCTGAGGAAGACGAGATTTCCGCGGGTTCATGGAGTTGGAGACGAGAAATCCCCCGAAACAATTATGGAACATGA TCGTATAATTTGGCTCGGGGATTTGAATTACCGTATCGCTCTTTCATATCGCTCGGCCAAGGCTTTAGTTGAAATGCACAATTGGAAGCAACTTTTGGAGAAAGATCAG CTTCGAATAGAGCAAAGATGCGGTCGAGTTTTCACAGGCTGGAGAGAAGGAAGGATATATTTCCCCCCAACATACAAATATTCGAATAACTCGGATCGGTATGCGGGGGACGACATGCACCCGAAAGAGAAACGGAGAACACCTGCGTG GTGCGACCGGATTTTATGGTACGGGAGAGGGCTGAACCAATTGTCTTATGTCCGTGGCGAGTCCCGATTCTCCGACCATAGGCCAGTGTACAGCACCTTCTCAGCTGAGGTCGAAATGATAAGCCGCTGCCGAATCAGGAAGAACATGGGTTGTTCGAGTTCGAGGGTAGAGGTTGAAGAACTCTTGCCGTACTCCCATGGTTATACCGATCTCAATTTCTACAGATGGGGTTGA
- the LOC109713505 gene encoding type IV inositol polyphosphate 5-phosphatase 7-like isoform X2, with translation MRDENSKKSKLSWSKTLVRKWFNIRTKSQDFHADYVAGKGGKGEWRTSFSEREACTVKKSRTERLPKKCADRPRRGRMEYEAAPVIDTQEYRVFVATWNVGGKSPPSYLNLEDWLLSSPPADIYVLGFQEIVPLNAGNVLGTEDNGPAKKWVALTRRTLNKLPGTAVYGSYHTPSPVPDPIVELDADFEGSSMRQKNSSFFHRHSFQSLSRSLRIDGDIMVPQARLDRRFSVCDRISFGSRPSDFDGNFRYNGSSDDENIEGESPSTVFFSPIPYGYGAPPSMQEMNMQSGNSRYCLVASKQMVGIFLTIWVRSEIRDDVKNLKVSCVGRGLMGYLGNKGSISISMSLHQTSFCFICSHLTSGQKEGDELRRNSDVMEILRKTRFPRVHGVGDEKSPETIMEHDRIIWLGDLNYRIALSYRSAKALVEMHNWKQLLEKDQLRIEQRCGRVFTGWREGRIYFPPTYKYSNNSDRYAGDDMHPKEKRRTPAW, from the exons ATGAGAGATGAGAATTCAAAGAAAAGCAAG TTGTCCTGGTCCAAGACCCTTGTTAGAAAATGGTTCAACATCAGGACCAAATCTCAGGACTTTCATGCAGATTATGTTGCTGGAAAAG GAGGGAAGGGGGAATGGAGGACCAGCTTCTCAGAGAGAGAGGCATGCACAGTGAAAAAAAGCAGGACAG AGAGGTTGCCAAAGAAGTGCGCGGATCGGCCTCGGCGAGGAAGGATGGAATATGAAGCAGCTCCTGTGATAGATACTCAGGAGTATAG GGTGTTCGTTGCGACATGGAATGTAGGCGGGAAGTCGCCGCCGAGTTACTTGAATCTAGAGGACTGGctcctttcttctcctcctgcgGATATATACGTTCTTGG GTTCCAGGAAATCGTTCCTTTGAACGCGGGAAATGTTCTAGGGACAGAAGATAATGGCCCGGCAAAGAAATGGGTTGCCCTGACTAGACGGACACTTAACAAGCTCCCTGGAACCGCCGTCTACGGCAGCTACCACACTCCTTCCCCTGTTCCCGATCCTATCGTGGAGCTCGACGCGGATTTCGAGGGCTCGTCGATGAGGCAGAAGAACTCGTCGTTCTTCCACCGCCACTCATTTCAATCCCTTAGTCGTAGCTTAAGAATCGATGGTGATATCATGGTGCCGCAAGCGAGGCTGGACCGTCGATTTAGCGTCTGCGACCGGATCAGCTTTGGGAGTCGACCGAGCGATTTCGATGGCAATTTTAGATATAATGGGTCGTCGGATGATGAGAATATCGAGGGGGAGTCGCCAAGTACCGTTTTCTTCTCTCCGATTCCATATGGGTATGGTGCTCCGCCTTCTATGCAGGAAATGAATATGCAATCGGGAAACTCCAG GTATTGCTTAGTGGCCAGTAAGCAGATGGTCGGGATATTTCTCACGATTTGGGTGCGGAGCGAAATCCGAGATGATGTGAAGAACTTGAAGGTCTCTTGTGTCGGCAGGGGTTTGATGGGTTATCTTGGTAACAAG GGCTCGATATCAATCAGCATGTCGTTGCACCAAACAAGCTTCTGCTTTATTTGTAGCCACTTGACGTCAGGACAGAAGGAAGGGGACGAGCTGCGGAGGAATTCGGATGTAATGGAGATTCTGAGGAAGACGAGATTTCCGCGGGTTCATGGAGTTGGAGACGAGAAATCCCCCGAAACAATTATGGAACATGA TCGTATAATTTGGCTCGGGGATTTGAATTACCGTATCGCTCTTTCATATCGCTCGGCCAAGGCTTTAGTTGAAATGCACAATTGGAAGCAACTTTTGGAGAAAGATCAG CTTCGAATAGAGCAAAGATGCGGTCGAGTTTTCACAGGCTGGAGAGAAGGAAGGATATATTTCCCCCCAACATACAAATATTCGAATAACTCGGATCGGTATGCGGGGGACGACATGCACCCGAAAGAGAAACGGAGAACACCTGCGTGGTAA
- the LOC109712534 gene encoding signal recognition particle 54 kDa protein 2 has protein sequence MVLAQLGGSISRALQQMSNATIIDEKVLSECLNEISRALLQADVQFKLVRDMQANIKRIVNLDDLAAGHNKRRIIQQAIFNELCKMLDPGKPSFTPKKGKTSVIMFVGLQGSGKTTTCTKYAYYHQKKGWKPALVCADTFRAGAFDQLKQNATKAKIPFYGSYTESDPVKIAVEGVETFKKENCDLIIVDTSGRHKQEAALFEEMRQVSEATKPDLVIFVMDSSIGQAAFDQAQAFKQSVAVGAVIVTKMDGHAKGGGALSAVAATKSPVIFIGTGEHIDEFEVFDVKPFVSRLLGMGDWSGFMDKIHEVVPTDQQPELLQKLSEGSFTLRLMYEQFQNILKMGPIGQVFSMLPGFSAELMPKGHEKESQAKIKRYMTMMDSMTNAELDSTNPKLMNESRIMRIARGSGRPVKDVMDMLEEYKRLAKIWSKMKGLKIPKKGEMSALSRNVNAQQMSKFLPPQMLKQIGGMGGLQSLMKQMGSKDMAGMFGGGGGGDR, from the exons ATGGTGCTCGCCCAGCTCGGCGGGAGCATCTCCCGCGCGCTGCAGCAGATGAGCAACGCGACGATCATCGACGAGAAGGTGCTCAGCGAGTGCCTCAACGAGATCTCCCGCGCGCTCCTCCAAGCCGACGTCCAGTTCAAGCTCGTCCGCGACATGCAGGCCAACATCAAGCGCATCGTCAACCTCGACGACCTCGCCGCGGGCCACAACAAGCGCCGCATCATCCAACAG GCCATCTTCAACGAACTCTGCAAGATGCTGGATCCCGGGAAACCCTCATTCACTCCAAAGAAAGGAAAGACAAGTGTAATCATGTTTGTCGGTTTACAAG GTTCTGGAAAAACCACTACTTGTACCAAATATGCCTATTATCATCAGAAAAAGGGGTGGAAACCTGCACTTGTTTGTGCTGATACATTCAGAGCTGGCGCTTTTGATCAATTAAAGCAAAATGCAACCAAAGCTAAAATTCCCTTTTATGGAAG CTATACCGAATCGGATCCAGTGAAAATTGCTGTTGAGGGTGTGGAAACATTCAAGAAAGAAAACTGTGATCTAATTATTGTGGACACGAGTGGACGGCACAAACAGGAAGCTGCACTCTTTGAAGAAATGCGTCAAGTTTCAGAAGCAACG AAACCCGATCTCGTGATTTTTGTGATGGATAGCAGTATTGGTCAGGCTGCATTTGATCAGGCCCAAGCATTCAAACAAAGTGTTGCAGTTGGAGCTGTTATTGTCACCAAAATGGATGGTCACGCCAAGGGAGGTGGTGCTCTTAGTGC GGTTGCAGCCACAAAAAGTCCTGTGATATTTATTGGAACTGGAGAGCACATTGACGAGTTTGAAGTTTTTGACGTTAAACCATTCGTTAGCCGCCTTTTAG GCATGGGCGACTGGTCTGGATTTATGGACAAAATTCACGAGGTTGTACCTACCGATCAACAACCAGAGTTGCTTCAGAAGCTCTCTGAAGGAAGCTTTACTCTAAGGTTGATGTACGAGCAATTTCAGAACATTTTGAAAATGGGCCCAATAGGCCAG GTCTTCTCTATGTTACCTGGGTTCAGTGCAGAGTTGATGCCAAAGGGCCATGAAAAGGAAAGTCAAGCCAAGATCAAGCGGTACATGACAATGATGGATTCCATGACAAATGCAG AGCTGGATAGCACAAACCCTAAGCTAATGAATGAGTCACGAATAATGCGTATAGCGAGAGGATCGGGCCGGCCTGTAAAGGATGTCATGGACATGCTCGAAGAGTATAAGCGGCTAGCCAAGATATGGAGCAAGATGAAGGGGCTCAAGATCCCAAAGAAGGGCGAAATGAGCGCATTATCCCGTAATGTAAACGCCCAACAGATGAGCAAGTTCCTTCCACCGCAAATGCTGAAGCAGATTGGCGGAATGGGCGGCCTACAGAGCTTGATGAAGCAGATGGGGTCAAAGGATATGGCCGGAATGTTcggaggtggtggtggcggcgACCGATAA